One window of the Eucalyptus grandis isolate ANBG69807.140 chromosome 6, ASM1654582v1, whole genome shotgun sequence genome contains the following:
- the LOC104449630 gene encoding pentatricopeptide repeat-containing protein At3g09040, mitochondrial isoform X2, with the protein MRLQYLSRTLPAPRSRKNFPSQHYLSTVAVARHPEHPPSTPVPDPIRGFDIHASLLRLCLRECRQFTSHHLFDEMLQRAARGLTICKLIHGQGVKCGIGSKGSLGNAILDLYAKCGDVDSAEKAFNRLEGRDILAWNSLLSMYSRRVSVQLVKWHFRLLKRNGLVPNEFSYSIVFSACARATDIDFGKQVHCDLVKVGLELSSFCEGSIIDMYARCDRLVDARQIFDGVLEPDTVSWTAMIAGYIRGNLPEEALNVFEKVKKAGREPDQVAFVTVISAYVGAGNLEGGRELFSQMPNPNVVAWNVMISGHAQRGYEVEALHFFEQMRRAGIKSTRSTLGSILSAIGALGAIECGLLVHAEAIKQGLSSNVYVGSSLISMYAKCGRMEAAMNVFDALEEKNVVLWNAMLGGFAQNGYASEVVQLFTQMKRYGFQPDEYTYTSILSACACLEYVEVGRQLHCTIIKNRLASNLFVGNALVDMYAKSGDLDESRKQFECLKSRDKVSWNAIIVGYVQGEEENEAFRMFQQMNLTGIVADEAAVASILSACANIQALDQGKQVHCLAVKSGLETSLYAGSSLIDMYAKCGDIGAALIILSHMPERSVASMNAMIAGYAKDNLDQAINMLGEIHDMGMNPNEITYSSILDACNGVQGFILGAQIHCRVLKSGIWYYEDFLGISLLCMYMNSESTSDACILFSEFPNPKSAVLWTALISGYTKNDCNGEALKAFREMRKHNAPPDQATFVSILKACSILSSLRDGRQVHPLMFHSGFDLDELSSVALVDMYAKCGDVKSSVQVFNEMTSKTGVISWNSMIVGFAKNGFAENALQTYNAMKQSNVVPDDITFLGVLTACSHAGMVVEGRNIYDEMVNRYRIQPRVDHNACMVDLLGRWGFLEEAVAFIDKLNSEPDAMIWTTLLGACRLHGDEIRGKLAAEKLIESEPQNSAPYVLLSNIHAASGNWQEVNQLRRQMKEKGVKKLPGCSWITVGNKTNLFVAGDESLPRAGEVRALLKNLTSIIKKDSYIKAENLLYGV; encoded by the exons ATGCGCCTCCAGTACTTAAGCAGGACATTGCCTGCCCCGAGGTCACGCAAGAACTTCCCGAGTCAGCATTACTTATCGACCGTTGCTGTTGCCCGCCATCCGGAACATCCCCCTTCGACTCCTGTGCCTGACCCAATACGAGGATTTGATATCCACGCTAGTCTACTGCGTCTATGCCTTCGAGAATGCAGGCAATTCACATCCCATCACCTATTCGACGAAATGCTGCAGAGAGCAGCGCGGGGTTTAACTATATGCAAGTTGATCCATGGCCAGGGCGTGAAATGTGGAATTGGGTCAAAAGGGTCACTAGGGAATGCGATTCTTGATCTTTATGCCAAATGTGGGGATGTGGATTCCGCGGAGAAGGCGTTTAATCGGCTCGAGGGGAGAGATATCCTGGCTTGGAACTCGCTTCTTTCGATGTATTCGAGGCGGGTTTCCGTTCAACTGGTTAAGTGGCACTTTCGGCTACTTAAGCGTAACGGATTGGTGCCAAATGAGTTCTCTTATTCGATTGTCTTCTCTGCTTGCGCGAGGGCTACGGATATTGACTTTGGGAAACAAGTACATTGTGATCTTGTTAAAGTGGGATTGGAGCTCAGTTCGTTTTGTGAAGGTTCAATTATTGATATGTATGCCAGGTGTGATCGTCTTGTGGACGCAAGGCAGATTTTTGATGGAGTGCTAGAACCTGATACAGTTTCTTGGACAGCGATGATTGCAGGGTATATTCGAGGAAATTTGCCAGAGGAGGCACTCAATGTTTTCGAGAAGGTGAAGAAGGCCGGCCGTGAACCAGACCAGGTGGCATTTGTTACTGTCATTAGCGCTTATGTTGGTGCAGGAAATCTTGAGGGGGGACGTGAGTTGTTTTCCCAGATGCCAAACCCAAATGTCGTGGCATGGAATGTAATGATTTCAGGTCATGCTCAAAGAGGATATGAGGTGGAAGCACTCCACTTTTTCGAACAAATGAGGAGGGCTGGCATTAAATCAACAAGATCCACCTTAGGCAGCATATTGAGTGCCATTGGTGCTCTAGGCGCCATTGAGTGTGGCTTGTTAGTTCATGCTGAAGCAATTAAACAGGGTTTGAGCTCTAATGTTTATGTTGGAAGTTCTTTGATAAGCATGTATGCAAAGTGTGGGAGAATGGAAGCTGCAATGAACGTTTTTGATGCTTTGGAGGAGAAAAATGTGGTTTTGTGGAATGCTATGCTTGGAGGATTTGCACAAAATGGTTATGCCAGTGAAGTCGTGCAACTGTTTACCCAGATGAAGAGATATGGCTTTCAGCCTGACGAATATACCTATACTAGCATTTTGAGTGCATGCGCATGTTTGGAATATGTAGAAGTGGGTCGACAATTGCACTGCACTATCATCAAGAACAGGTTGGCATCAAATTTGTTTGTTGGAAATGCACTGGTGGATATGTATGCCAAATCCGGGGATCTGGATGAGTCAAGAAAACAATTTGAATGCTTAAAGAGCCGAGACAAAGTTTCCTGGAATGCAATCATTGTTGGTTATGTGCAGGGGGAAGAAGAGAATGAGGCCTTCAGGATGTTTCAACAGATGAATTTAACTGGTATAGTGGCTGATGAAGCGGCTGTGGCCAGCATATTGAGTGCTTGTGCTAATATTCAAGCTCTGGATCAAGGCAAGCAAGTACACTGTCTTGCTGTGAAATCTGGTCTAGAGACGAGTCTCTATGCTGGAAGCTCTCTTATTGACATGTATGCAAAGTGTGGGGACATTGGAGCAGCTCTCATCATTCTCTCGCACATGCCAGAGAGAAGTGTTGCTTCTATGAATGCTATGATTGCTGGTTATGCTAAAGATAACTTGGATCAAGCTATAAACATGCTAGGAGAGATTCATGACATGGGAATGAATCCAAATGAGATCACTTATTCAAGCATTTTAGATGCATGCAATGGAGTACAAGGATTTATTTTAGGAGCGCAAATCCATTGTCGTGTATTAAAAAGTGGTATCTGGTACTATGAGGACTTCTTGGGAATCTCCCTCCTGTGCATGTATATGAACTCTGAGAGTACATCAGATGCATGTATTCTCTTCTCGGAATTTCCAAATCCAAAGAGTGCTGTATTATGGACTGCTCTAATTTCAGGGTATACTAAAAATGATTGCAATGGAGAGGCTTTGAAGGCTTTTCGGGAAATGAGAAAACACAATGCACCACCAGACCAGGCTACATTTGTTAGTATCCTAAAGGCTTGTTCCATCCTATCTTCACTACGAGATGGTAGACAAGTACATCCTCTCATGTTTCACTCTGGTTTTGACTTAGATGAGTTAAGTAGTGTTGCTCTAGTGGACATGTATGCTAAATGTGGAGATGTGAAAAGTTCTGTTCAAGTATTTAACGAGATGACTAGTAAAACTGGTGTGATTTCATGGAACTCGATGATCGTTGGTTTTGCTAAAAATGGCTTTGCAGAAAATGCACTACAAACATACAATGCAATGAAGCAATCGAATGTTGTACCTGATGACATTACTTTTCTGGGTGTTCTTACGGCCTGTAGTCATGCGGGGATGGTAGTGGAAGGCCGTAATATCTATGACGAAATGGTGAATCGCTATAGGATTCAGCCGAGAGTAGATCATAATGCTTGTATGGTTGATCTTCTTGGGCGTTGGGGATTTCTTGAAGAAGCAGTGGCCTTCATTGATAAATTAAATTCTGAACCCGATGCTATGATTTGGACCACATTACTTGGTGCTTGTAGATTGCATGGAGATGAAATAAGGGGAAAGTTGGCCGCTGAGAAGCTCATTGAGTCAGAACCGCAAAATTCTGCACCTTATGTTTTGTTGTCTAATATACATGCTGCGTCAGGAAACTGGCAGGAGGTGAATCAATTGAGGAGGCAAATGAAGGAGAAGGGAGTGAAGAAGTTGCCAGGGTGTAGCTGGATTACAGTGGGCAATAAGACTAATTTGTTTGTAGCTGGAGACGAGTCCCTCCCTCGTGCTGGCGAAGTTCGTGCACTTCTAAAGAATTTAACatctattattaaaaaagacAGTTATATCAAAGCAGAGAATCTTCTCTATGGAGT ATAA
- the LOC104449630 gene encoding pentatricopeptide repeat-containing protein At3g09040, mitochondrial isoform X1, which translates to MRLQYLSRTLPAPRSRKNFPSQHYLSTVAVARHPEHPPSTPVPDPIRGFDIHASLLRLCLRECRQFTSHHLFDEMLQRAARGLTICKLIHGQGVKCGIGSKGSLGNAILDLYAKCGDVDSAEKAFNRLEGRDILAWNSLLSMYSRRVSVQLVKWHFRLLKRNGLVPNEFSYSIVFSACARATDIDFGKQVHCDLVKVGLELSSFCEGSIIDMYARCDRLVDARQIFDGVLEPDTVSWTAMIAGYIRGNLPEEALNVFEKVKKAGREPDQVAFVTVISAYVGAGNLEGGRELFSQMPNPNVVAWNVMISGHAQRGYEVEALHFFEQMRRAGIKSTRSTLGSILSAIGALGAIECGLLVHAEAIKQGLSSNVYVGSSLISMYAKCGRMEAAMNVFDALEEKNVVLWNAMLGGFAQNGYASEVVQLFTQMKRYGFQPDEYTYTSILSACACLEYVEVGRQLHCTIIKNRLASNLFVGNALVDMYAKSGDLDESRKQFECLKSRDKVSWNAIIVGYVQGEEENEAFRMFQQMNLTGIVADEAAVASILSACANIQALDQGKQVHCLAVKSGLETSLYAGSSLIDMYAKCGDIGAALIILSHMPERSVASMNAMIAGYAKDNLDQAINMLGEIHDMGMNPNEITYSSILDACNGVQGFILGAQIHCRVLKSGIWYYEDFLGISLLCMYMNSESTSDACILFSEFPNPKSAVLWTALISGYTKNDCNGEALKAFREMRKHNAPPDQATFVSILKACSILSSLRDGRQVHPLMFHSGFDLDELSSVALVDMYAKCGDVKSSVQVFNEMTSKTGVISWNSMIVGFAKNGFAENALQTYNAMKQSNVVPDDITFLGVLTACSHAGMVVEGRNIYDEMVNRYRIQPRVDHNACMVDLLGRWGFLEEAVAFIDKLNSEPDAMIWTTLLGACRLHGDEIRGKLAAEKLIESEPQNSAPYVLLSNIHAASGNWQEVNQLRRQMKEKGVKKLPGCSWITVGNKTNLFVAGDESLPRAGEVRALLKNLTSIIKKDSYIKAENLLYGV; encoded by the coding sequence ATGCGCCTCCAGTACTTAAGCAGGACATTGCCTGCCCCGAGGTCACGCAAGAACTTCCCGAGTCAGCATTACTTATCGACCGTTGCTGTTGCCCGCCATCCGGAACATCCCCCTTCGACTCCTGTGCCTGACCCAATACGAGGATTTGATATCCACGCTAGTCTACTGCGTCTATGCCTTCGAGAATGCAGGCAATTCACATCCCATCACCTATTCGACGAAATGCTGCAGAGAGCAGCGCGGGGTTTAACTATATGCAAGTTGATCCATGGCCAGGGCGTGAAATGTGGAATTGGGTCAAAAGGGTCACTAGGGAATGCGATTCTTGATCTTTATGCCAAATGTGGGGATGTGGATTCCGCGGAGAAGGCGTTTAATCGGCTCGAGGGGAGAGATATCCTGGCTTGGAACTCGCTTCTTTCGATGTATTCGAGGCGGGTTTCCGTTCAACTGGTTAAGTGGCACTTTCGGCTACTTAAGCGTAACGGATTGGTGCCAAATGAGTTCTCTTATTCGATTGTCTTCTCTGCTTGCGCGAGGGCTACGGATATTGACTTTGGGAAACAAGTACATTGTGATCTTGTTAAAGTGGGATTGGAGCTCAGTTCGTTTTGTGAAGGTTCAATTATTGATATGTATGCCAGGTGTGATCGTCTTGTGGACGCAAGGCAGATTTTTGATGGAGTGCTAGAACCTGATACAGTTTCTTGGACAGCGATGATTGCAGGGTATATTCGAGGAAATTTGCCAGAGGAGGCACTCAATGTTTTCGAGAAGGTGAAGAAGGCCGGCCGTGAACCAGACCAGGTGGCATTTGTTACTGTCATTAGCGCTTATGTTGGTGCAGGAAATCTTGAGGGGGGACGTGAGTTGTTTTCCCAGATGCCAAACCCAAATGTCGTGGCATGGAATGTAATGATTTCAGGTCATGCTCAAAGAGGATATGAGGTGGAAGCACTCCACTTTTTCGAACAAATGAGGAGGGCTGGCATTAAATCAACAAGATCCACCTTAGGCAGCATATTGAGTGCCATTGGTGCTCTAGGCGCCATTGAGTGTGGCTTGTTAGTTCATGCTGAAGCAATTAAACAGGGTTTGAGCTCTAATGTTTATGTTGGAAGTTCTTTGATAAGCATGTATGCAAAGTGTGGGAGAATGGAAGCTGCAATGAACGTTTTTGATGCTTTGGAGGAGAAAAATGTGGTTTTGTGGAATGCTATGCTTGGAGGATTTGCACAAAATGGTTATGCCAGTGAAGTCGTGCAACTGTTTACCCAGATGAAGAGATATGGCTTTCAGCCTGACGAATATACCTATACTAGCATTTTGAGTGCATGCGCATGTTTGGAATATGTAGAAGTGGGTCGACAATTGCACTGCACTATCATCAAGAACAGGTTGGCATCAAATTTGTTTGTTGGAAATGCACTGGTGGATATGTATGCCAAATCCGGGGATCTGGATGAGTCAAGAAAACAATTTGAATGCTTAAAGAGCCGAGACAAAGTTTCCTGGAATGCAATCATTGTTGGTTATGTGCAGGGGGAAGAAGAGAATGAGGCCTTCAGGATGTTTCAACAGATGAATTTAACTGGTATAGTGGCTGATGAAGCGGCTGTGGCCAGCATATTGAGTGCTTGTGCTAATATTCAAGCTCTGGATCAAGGCAAGCAAGTACACTGTCTTGCTGTGAAATCTGGTCTAGAGACGAGTCTCTATGCTGGAAGCTCTCTTATTGACATGTATGCAAAGTGTGGGGACATTGGAGCAGCTCTCATCATTCTCTCGCACATGCCAGAGAGAAGTGTTGCTTCTATGAATGCTATGATTGCTGGTTATGCTAAAGATAACTTGGATCAAGCTATAAACATGCTAGGAGAGATTCATGACATGGGAATGAATCCAAATGAGATCACTTATTCAAGCATTTTAGATGCATGCAATGGAGTACAAGGATTTATTTTAGGAGCGCAAATCCATTGTCGTGTATTAAAAAGTGGTATCTGGTACTATGAGGACTTCTTGGGAATCTCCCTCCTGTGCATGTATATGAACTCTGAGAGTACATCAGATGCATGTATTCTCTTCTCGGAATTTCCAAATCCAAAGAGTGCTGTATTATGGACTGCTCTAATTTCAGGGTATACTAAAAATGATTGCAATGGAGAGGCTTTGAAGGCTTTTCGGGAAATGAGAAAACACAATGCACCACCAGACCAGGCTACATTTGTTAGTATCCTAAAGGCTTGTTCCATCCTATCTTCACTACGAGATGGTAGACAAGTACATCCTCTCATGTTTCACTCTGGTTTTGACTTAGATGAGTTAAGTAGTGTTGCTCTAGTGGACATGTATGCTAAATGTGGAGATGTGAAAAGTTCTGTTCAAGTATTTAACGAGATGACTAGTAAAACTGGTGTGATTTCATGGAACTCGATGATCGTTGGTTTTGCTAAAAATGGCTTTGCAGAAAATGCACTACAAACATACAATGCAATGAAGCAATCGAATGTTGTACCTGATGACATTACTTTTCTGGGTGTTCTTACGGCCTGTAGTCATGCGGGGATGGTAGTGGAAGGCCGTAATATCTATGACGAAATGGTGAATCGCTATAGGATTCAGCCGAGAGTAGATCATAATGCTTGTATGGTTGATCTTCTTGGGCGTTGGGGATTTCTTGAAGAAGCAGTGGCCTTCATTGATAAATTAAATTCTGAACCCGATGCTATGATTTGGACCACATTACTTGGTGCTTGTAGATTGCATGGAGATGAAATAAGGGGAAAGTTGGCCGCTGAGAAGCTCATTGAGTCAGAACCGCAAAATTCTGCACCTTATGTTTTGTTGTCTAATATACATGCTGCGTCAGGAAACTGGCAGGAGGTGAATCAATTGAGGAGGCAAATGAAGGAGAAGGGAGTGAAGAAGTTGCCAGGGTGTAGCTGGATTACAGTGGGCAATAAGACTAATTTGTTTGTAGCTGGAGACGAGTCCCTCCCTCGTGCTGGCGAAGTTCGTGCACTTCTAAAGAATTTAACatctattattaaaaaagacAGTTATATCAAAGCAGAGAATCTTCTCTATGGAGTATAG
- the LOC104449631 gene encoding protein trichome berefringence-like 7 yields the protein MRPLFKRGVSFANQMVTDHYKVRVFGPFNGFAMIGSLFSFLVVITCACLFVLPIFEPAIYTSGIPKSSGSNLMRTCNVFEGSWIPDESYPLYNASQCPFAERGFNCLANGRRDRGYTKWRWKPKHCDIPQFDVRTILEYLRGKRVVFVGDSLGRTQWESFICMLMTGVEDKRSVYEINGNQITKQIRFLSIGFSSYNLRVDFYRSVFLAQPGPVPKRAPKRVKSTIRLDKLDDISQEWIDSDFLIFNSGHWWTPTKLFEMGCYFQLGKSLKLGMPIASAFKTALKTWASWAESNVNPNRTSVFFRTFESSHWSGRNRNSCKVTRRPSLKTKGRDKSSISDIIMKVTKQMAFPIRVLHVTPMGAFRSDAHVGTWSDNPSVPDCSHWCLPGVPDMWNEILFSYMLSKNGELFQ from the exons ATGAGGCCTTTGTTCAAGAGGGGTGTGAGTTTTGCCAACCAAATGGTCACAGACCACTATAAAGTCCGGGTCTTTGGTCCATTCAATGGATTCGCCATGATCGGTTCGTTGTTCTCTTTCCTTGTAGTAATAACCTGTGCATGTCTGTTCGTCTTACCCATTTTTGAACCGGCCATATACACATCCGGGATTCCCAAATCTAGCGGTTCAAATTTGATGCGCACTTGCAATGTGTTTGAAGGGAGTTGGATACCTGATGAAAGTTACCCCCTGTATAATGCCTCGCAATGTCCATTTGCTGAGCGTGGTTTTAATTGCTTGGCTAATGGCCGCAGAGATAGAGGATATACAAAATGGAGGTGGAAGCCTAAGCATTGTGATATCCCACAGTTTGATGTTCGCACGATTCTTGAGTATCTTCGTGGCAAGCGTGTTGTCTTTGTTGGTGATTCGTTGGGTAGGACACAGTGGGAGTCTTTCATATGCATGCTCATGACGGGAGTGGAAGATAAGAGGAGTGTATATGAAATAAATGGGAATCAAATCACTAAACAGATCAGGTTTCTCAGCATAGGGTTTAGCTCTTATAATCTCAGGGTCGACTTCTATCGGTCAGTATTCTTGGCACAGCCTGGTCCAGTGCCCAAGCGTGCACCCAAAAGGGTCAAATCGACCATTAGACTGGACAAGTTGGATGATATTAGCCAAGAGTGGATTGATTCTGACTTTCTGATCTTCAACTCAGGGCATTGGTGGACACCTACAAAGCTCTTTGAGAT GGGTTGTTATTTTCAGCTCGGTAAGTCCCTGAAGCTCGGGATGCCAATTGCATCAGCCTTCAAAACTGCTTTAAAAACTTGGGCATCTTGGGCTGAGAGCAATGTCAACCCCAATCGGACGTCTGTGTTCTTCCGGACATTCGAGTCTTCTCACTGGAG TGGTCGAAATCGCAATTCATGCAAAGTTACTCGAAGGCCCTCCTTGAAGACCAAAGGGAGGGACAAGAGCTCAATCTCGGACATAATAATGAAGGTCACGAAGCAAATGGCATTTCCAATACGTGTGCTTCATGTTACTCCGATGGGGGCATTCAGGAGCGACGCGCACGTCGGTACTTGGAGCGATAATCCATCGGTGCCTGATTGCAGCCATTGGTGCCTACCAGGAGTTCCCGATATGTGGAACGAAATCCTCTTCTCCTATATGCTGTCCAAGAATGGCGAACTGTTCCAATGA
- the LOC104449632 gene encoding stearoyl-[acyl-carrier-protein] 9-desaturase 6, chloroplastic translates to MQASFSSARHFAWAPRGASVAGRRRVPPSTAAVPFRRPPPISAVAAPPPPAVLKHQGTTHSMPPEKVEVFKSLEGWASREVLPLLKPVDQCWQPHDFVPDSALPTDEFTDRVAQLRERTADLPDEYFVVLVGDMITEDALPTYQTMINTLDGVRDETGASQCPWAMWTRAWTAEENRHGDLLRTYLYLSGRVDMLMIERTVQYLIGAGMDPGTENNPYLGFVYTSFQERATFVSHGNTARLAKEGGDPVLARICGTIAADERRHENAYARIVEKLLEVDPTSAMVAIADMMRKKITMPAHLMYDGQDPKLFEHFSAVAQRLGVYTADDYADILEFLVGRWRLEKLEGLTAEGRRAQDFVCGLAPRIRRLQERAEERARMMGPHGARFSWIFNKEIKL, encoded by the exons ATGCAAGCCTCCTTCTCCTCAGCAAGGCACTTCGCCTGGGCCCCACGTGGCGCCTccgtcgccggccgccgccgcgtCCCTCCATCGACGGCCGCCGTGCCCTTCCGCCGCCCTCCGCCCATCTCTGCGGTGGctgctccgccgccgccggctgtCCTGAAGCATCAGGGAACCACCCACTCGATGCCGCCGGAGAAGGTGGAGGTGTTCAAGTCCCTCGAGGGCTGGGCCTCCCGGGAGGTGCTCCCCCTGCTGAAGCCGGTCGACCAGTGCTGGCAGCCCCATGACTTCGTGCCGGACTCGGCGCTGCCCACGGACGAGTTCACGGACCGCGTGGCGCAGCTCCGGGAGCGGACCGCCGATCTCCCGGACGAGTACTTCGTGGTGCTCGTGGGGGACATGATCACGGAGGACGCGCTGCCCACGTACCAGACCATGATCAACACGCTCGACGGGGTCCGCGACGAGACCGGGGCCAGCCAGTGCCCGTGGGCCATGTGGACCCGCGCCTGGACGGCCGAGGAGAACCGGCACGGGGACCTGCTCCGTACGTACCTCTACCTGTCCGGCCGGGTCGACATGCTCATGATCGAGAGGACGGTCCAGTACTTGATCGGAGCCGGAATG GACCCTGGAACAGAAAACAACCCGTACCTGGGATTCGTCTACACGTCGTTCCAGGAGCGAGCCACGTTCGTCTCCCATGGCAACACGGCCCGGCTGGCCAAGGAGGGCGGCGACCCGGTGCTCGCGCGCATATGCGGGACCATTGCGGCCGACGAGAGGCGCCACGAGAATGCCTACGCAAGAATCGTCGAGAAGCTCCTCGAGGTGGACCCGACGAGCGCAATGGTCGCGATTGCCGACATGATGCGCAAGAAGATCACGATGCCCGCGCACCTGATGTATGATGGGCAGGACCCGAAGCTGTTCGAGCATTTCTCGGCTGTGGCGCAGCGGCTCGGCGTGTACACCGCCGACGACTACGCGGACATACTGGAGTTCCTAGTCGGGCGGTGGAGGCTGGAGAAGCTGGAGGGGTTGACAGCCGAGGGGAGGCGAGCGCAGGACTTCGTGTGCGGGCTCGCGCCCCGGATCAGGAGGCTCCAGGAGCGGGCGGAGGAGCGAGCCCGGATGATGGGTCCGCATGGTGCGAGGTTCAGCTGGATCTTCAACAAGGAGATCAAGCTGTAA
- the LOC104449633 gene encoding alcohol dehydrogenase has product MSESKMSSTVGQAIHCRAAVAWEAGKPLVIERVEVAPPQAMEVRLKILYTSLCHTDVYFWEAKGQNPLFPRIYGHEAGGIVESVGEGVTDLKPGDHVLPIFTGECKECAHCKSEESNMCDLLRINTDRGVMLSDGKSRFSIRGQPIYHFLGTSTFSEYTVVHVGCVAKINPLAPLDKVCVISCGISTGLGAMVNVAKPPKGSTVAVFGLGAVGLAAAEGARIAGASRIIGVDLNPNKFQGAKKFGVTEFVNPKDHNKPVQEVIVEMTNGGVDRSVECTGNVNAVISAFECVHDVCTFLLAMQAICERETYRLSLKGTFFGNYKPRSDIPSVVEKYINKELEVEKFITHQVPFSEINKAFDYMLEENKMSGTAGQVIHCRAAVAWEAGKPLVIEQVEVAPPQAMEVRLKILYTSLCHTDVYFWEAKGQNPLFPRIYGHEAGGIVESVGEGVTDLEPGDHVLPIFTGECKECAHCKSEESNMCDLLRINTDRGVMLSDGKSRFSIKGQPIYHFLGTSTFSEYTVVHVGCVAKINPLAPLDKVCVISCGISTGLGAMVNVAKPPKGSTVAVFGLGAVGLSAAEGARIAGASRIIGVDLNPNRFQEAKKFGVTEFVNPKDHNKPVQEVIAEMTNGGVDRSVECTGNVDAMISAFECVHDGWGVAVLVGVPHKDAVFKTHPINLLNERTLKGTFFGNYKPRSDIPSVVEKYMNKELEVEKFITHQVPFSEINKAFDYMLKGEGLRCIIRMEE; this is encoded by the exons ATGTCAGAAAGCAAGATGTCAAGCACTGTTGGTCAGGCTATACATTGCAGAG CTGCTGTTGCATGGGAAGCAGGGAAGCCTTTGGTGATTGAACGAGTGGAGGTAGCACCTCCACAAGCCATGGAGGTTCGCTTGAAGATCCTTTATACCTCTCTGTGCCACACTGATGTCTACTTTTGGGAAGCTAAG GGACAAAACCCTCTATTTCCTAGAATCTATGGTCATGAAGCTGGAGG GATTGTTGAGAGCGTGGGTGAGGGAGTGACTGATCTGAAACCAGGGGATCATGTCCTCCCAATTTTCACTGGGGAATGCAAGGAATGTGCCCACTGCAAATCAGAAGAGAGCAACATGTGTGACCTCCTCCGGATCAACACTGACAGGGGAGTCATGCTTAGTGATGGGAAGTCGAGATTCTCCATCAGAGGACAGCCCATATACCACTTTCTAGGGACTTCAACATTCAGCGAGTACACCGTGGTTCATGTCGGCTGTGTTGCCAAGATCAATCCACTCGCTCCTCTGGACAAAGTTTGTGTCATCAGTTGCGGGATCTCAACTG GCCTGGGAGCAATGGTGAACGTAGCGAAACCACCCAAGGGTTCGACGGTGGCTGTTTTCGGATTGGGAGCTGTTGGGTTAGCT GCTGCTGAAGGTGCAAGGATTGCAGGGGCTTCGAGAATTATCGGAGTTGATTTGaatccaaataaatttcaaGGAG CAAAGAAGTTTGGTGTGACTGAATTCGTGAACCCGAAAGACCACAACAAACCTGTTCAGGAG GTGATTGTTGAGATGACAAATGGAGGAGTTGATAGGAGTGTCGAGTGCACTGGAAATGTCAACGCCGTGATTTCTGCGTTCGAATGTGTACACGATGTATGCACTTTTCTTTTGGCTATGCAAGCAATTTGCGAGCGAGAAACTTACAGACT GTCTCTGAAGGGCACGTTCTTCGGAAACTACAAACCACGTTCAGACATTCCCTCCGTCGTAGAGAAATACATCAACAAA GAGCTTGAAGTGGAGAAGTTCATCACTCATCAGGTCCCATTCTCGGAGATCAACAAGGCATTCGACTACATGCTTGAAG AAAACAAGATGTCAGGCACTGCTGGTCAGGTGATACATTGCAGAG CTGCTGTTGCATGGGAAGCAGGTAAGCCCTTGGTAATTGAACAAGTGGAGGTAGCACCTCCACAAGCCATGGAGGTTCGCTTGAAGATCCTTTATACCTCTCTCTGCCACACTGACGTCTACTTTTGGGAAGCCAAG GGACAAAACCCCCTATTTCCCAGAATCTATGGTCATGAAGCTGGAGG GATTGTGGAGAGCGTGGGTGAGGGAGTGACTGATCTGGAACCAGGGGATCATGTCCTCCCAATTTTCACTGGGGAATGCAAGGAATGTGCCCACTGCAAATCAGAAGAGAGCAACATGTGTGACCTCCTCCGGATCAACACTGACAGAGGAGTCATGCTCAGTGATGGGAAGTCGAGATTCTCCATCAAAGGACAGCCCATATACCACTTTCTAGGGACTTCAACATTCAGCGAGTACACCGTTGTTCATGTTGGCTGTGTTGCCAAGATCAACCCGCTCGCTCCTCTGGACAAAGTTTGTGTCATCAGTTGTGGGATCTCAACAG GCCTGGGGGCAATGGTAAACGTAGCGAAACCACCCAAGGGTTCGACGGTGGCTGTTTTCGGATTGGGAGCTGTTGGGTTATCT GCTGCTGAAGGTGCAAGGATTGCAGGGGCTTCAAGAATTATCGGTGTTGATTTGAATCCAAATAGATTTCAAGAAG CAAAGAAGTTCGGTGTGACTGAATTTGTGAATCCGAAAGACCACAACAAACCTGTTCAGGAG GTGATTGCTGAGATGACAAATGGAGGAGTTGATAGGAGTGTCGAGTGCACTGGAAATGTCGACGCCATGATCTCCGCATTCGAATGTGTACATGAC GGTTGGGGCGTTGCTGTTCTTGTGGGAGTGCCCCATAAAGATGCTGTCTTCAAGACTCATCCTATTAATCTGCTGAACGAGAGGACTCTGAAGGGCACCTTCTTCGGAAACTATAAGCCACGTTCAGACATTCCCTCCGTCGTAGAGAAATACATGAACAAA GAGCTTGAAGTGGAGAAGTTCATCACTCATCAGGTCCCATTCTCGGAGATCAACAAGGCCTTTGACTACATGCTCAAAGGCGAAGGCCTCCGATGCATCATTCGCATGGAGGAGTAA